One stretch of Molothrus aeneus isolate 106 chromosome 2, BPBGC_Maene_1.0, whole genome shotgun sequence DNA includes these proteins:
- the IFT57 gene encoding intraflagellar transport protein 57 homolog produces the protein MAEEGAPGRRGERERERNEEAPAERGPGAAFHMFVLMEDLLDKLKLLSYEEEALRRHNMRPLSRHYFALPTNPGEQFFMFCTLAAWLISKAGHPFEQPQEYDDPNAVISNVLSELRSFGRPVDFPPSKLKTGCGEQVCYVLDCLAEEALKHTGFSWKRPAYPTEEPEEEEITEDDAELTLSKLEEDVAEEESDNEENYIDLSVLKAQTYRSNMNDTAKQEEILQSTTDAAEWNLEVERVLPQLKVTVRTDNKDWRIHVDQMHQHKDGIDSSLKETRGYLDKLHNEISRTLEKINSREKYINNQLEHLVQEYRSAQALLSEAKEKYQEGSGGVTERIRVLSEITEALEKVKQETEEKGSSMTDGAPLVKIKQALTKLRQETIQMDIQIGVMEHTLLQSKLKEKSNMTRDMHATVIPEATVGAY, from the exons ATGGCGGAAGAGGGCGCTCCGGGCCGGCGcggggagcgggagcgggagcggaaCGAGGAGGCGCCGGCGGAGCGTGGGCCCGGCGCGGCTTTTCACATGTTCGTGCTCATGGAGGACCTGCTGGACAAGCTGAAACTGCTGAGCTACGAGGAGGAGGCGCTGCGGCGCCACAACATGCGGCCTCTGTCCAG GCACTACTTTGCGCTGCCCACCAATCCCGGTGAGCAGTTCTTCATGTTCTGCACGCTTGCTGCTTGGCTGATCAGCAAAGCAGGACATCCCTTCGAGCAGCCGCAGGAGTACGACGACCCCAATGCAGTGATTTCAAATGTGCTCTCCGAGCTGCGGTCCTTT ggAAGGCCTGTGGATTTTCCTCCCTCAAAATTAAAGACAGGCTGCGGAGAGCAAGTGTGCTACGTTCTTGATTGTTTAGCTGAAGAAGCCTTGAAGCACACTGGGTTTAGCTGGAAAAG GCCAGCATACCCAACAGAAGAgccagaagaagaagaaataacagAAGATGATGCAGAATTAACACTTAGTAAATTGGAAGAGGATGTTGCA GAAGAAGAGTCAGAcaatgaagaaaattatattgACCTGAGTGTTTTAAAGGCACAAACGTACAGATCA AACATGAATGACACTGCAAAGCAAGAAGAGATTTTACAGTCCACAACAGATGCAGCAGAATGGAATCTGGAAGTGGAACGTGTGCTTCCACAGCTGAAAGTCACAGTCAGGACTGACAATAAG GATTGGAGGATTCATGTAGATCAAATGCATCAGCATAAGGATGGAATTGATTCTTCTTTGAAAGAAACTAGG GGTTACCTTGACAAACTCCATAATGAAATCAGCAGAACACTGGAAAAGATCAATAGCAGGGAAAAGTACATCAACAATCAGTTGGAGCACTTGGTTCAAGAATACCGTTCAGCACAAGCCTTGCTGAGTGAG gctaaagAGAAGTACCAGGAGGGAAGTGGAGGAGTAACTGAAAGGATTAGAGTGCTTTCTGAG aTTACAGAAGCATTAGAGAAAGTAAAGcaggaaacagaagagaaaggaagcagTATGACTGATGGTG CTCCTCTAGTGAAGATTAAACAGGCCTTAACAAAATTGAGGCAAGAAACCATTCAGATGGACATACAGATTGGTGTGATGGAACACACATTGCTGCAGTCAAAGCTGAAAGAGAAATCCAATATGACTAGAGATATGCATGCAACAGTGATTCCAGAAGCCACAGTAGGTGCCTATTAA
- the HHLA2 gene encoding HERV-H LTR-associating protein 2 — protein sequence MKGPSIPGVMICVFHISATLWGFTEQEEVTGLFSKDCILPCRFPPGHDEVIHWKKENKNVHSYYLQKDQLGEQDPHYRLRTHLFHGNIPSGNASLKLSNLTMTDEGSYTCYVGTAQDQTEVEVQLHVKAPSSYALEYQKANTERRLKCYAFLTYPAPTISWVQGNISIQETDWEETRNGVLYSLRSDKDIINVTDTYYCHIHLDHEVWAAEWKMQDHLPKVEGESTVIPCEHGLDTASTDGFSVVWTLHRNAVTSVLASFNGTSHSHQPRVQINESDFSLRLDHLTASDSGEYLCNISTPLYTKLAVTTLHVENSGNAGKIVLGVVGAVAIAVTIAVLLCYVKKKNKRRIKSNQIKKKRGHLDVQEENTSLHRYY from the exons atgaaaggaCCGAGCATACCAGGTGTCATGATCTGTGTATTTCACATCAGTGCTACACTTTGGG GTTTTACAGAACAAGAAGAAGTAACAGGGCTGTTTTCCAAGGATTGCATCCTCCCTTGTCGTTTCCCACCTGGGCATGATGAGGTAATTCActggaaaaaagagaacaaaaatgtgCACAGTTACTACCTGCAGAAGGATCAGCTGGGAGAACAAGATCCACATTACAGACTCAGAACACACCTTTTCCATGGGAATATCCCTAGTGGAAATGCCTCCTTGAAACTTAGTAACCTGACCATGACTGACGAGGGCTCTTATACCTGCTACGTGGGAACAGCACAAGATCAAACAGAAGTGGAAGTGCAACTACACGTTAAAG CTCCTTCTTCTTATGCACTGGAATACCAAAAGGCAAACACAGAAAGGAGACTGAAGTGCTATGCTTTTCTCACTTATCCAGCACCAACTATATCTTGGGTACAGGGCAATATATCCATCCAGGAGACAGACTGGGAGGAAACTAGGAATGGAGTTCTCTATTCTCTTAGAAGTGACAAGGACATTATAAATGTGACAGATACTTACTACTGTCATATTCATTTGGATCATGAAGTGTGGGCCGCTGAATGGAAGATGCAAG ACCACCTGCCTAAGGTGGAAGGAGAGAGCACCGTAATTCCTTGTGAACATGGCCTTGACACTGCAAGCACTGACGGTTTCAGTGTTGTCTGGACATTACACAGAAATGCAGTGACTTCAGTCCTGGCCTCCTTCAATGGCACATCTCACTCTCACCAGCCTCGAGTCCAGATTAACGAAAGTGACTTTTCGCTGAGGTTGGATCATCTTACTGCAAGTGACAGTGGGGAATATCTGTGCAATATTTCAACACCTCTCTACACAAAACTTGCTGTGACAACTTTGCATGTTG aaaattcaggTAACGCTGGGAAAATTGTGCTAGGAGTGGTTGGTGCAGTGGCAATAGCAGTGACAATAGCAGTGCTACTTTGCTATGTCAAG aaaaaaaataagagaagaatcaaatcaaatcaaatcaaaaagAAGAGAGGACACCTTGACGTACAGGAAGAAAATACCTCTCTGCACAGATACTACTGA